The Rhizoctonia solani chromosome 1, complete sequence sequence ATCCATCTAGCCTGGTCCACAATACCACCAGGAGGAATGGTAAGAAGCTCCGGTGTGGCAGAAAATGTAATGAACATGTTATTAAATGGAGGTTTAGCAAGAGCGGCCAGCACAAGACCGAGAGCCACGGCTACAAGGGAATAGTCAACGGGTATTATCCTTATTCGTAGTTCCAACCTTACCAGGGAAAATGGGCTGGATCGGCCCTTGGGTTTTCGGGGGCGTGGCTTCGATATATCCCATGGATCCGCTAACATCCACCAATGCAAGCGAGCTGTCGAGTGCCCCCGACTCCTTCATTCTCTCGAGAAGTGAGTTCCACTGTGCCTCGATGACCTTCTTATTGGTCTGCAGCGGCTATTTAGCTGACAGTAAAGGAATGGTACGAAACTACACACCTCTTCGAGTCGTCGTTGAATTTCTTGCTGAACCGCCTTCTCTGGTGAGTTTTCCTTTCCGCTAATTTCCGTCCGGCTGGCTTTCAACGCTTCGATCAAAAGCTCGTGCGGCAGCAAAGTCGCACCGCTTATCTTGGATTTTCCCATAGCCACATCCGCGAGATAGTTGGTCAGGCGCTTTTCGTCGTGCTTGAAAAAATGAgccttgttcttcttcatacACTGGGAAGGTACGTGTTTATAATTTATTCTGTCCCATTGCTGCGAGCTCATCTTGATTTCGGCCACATCTACAAATCTCCGCAGAGGCGAAATGACCCAACGTCGGTAGTAGCTTCGAAGTATTTGGGCTTGTTCCTGGGTTACTGGGCCGTTGATTGAAAGGGTCAGCTCGTCGAACTTTCCTTGAGAGTGCATAACAAGTGCAATTGCCGTGGCCAAGTTGGTAGGACGATCGTGAGCGCCATCGAGTGATGGGGCCCATTTAGCAGCGCTACTAATATCAAACTTCAAGTCAAATGCCTCCTCTTCCGACGCGGTTTCGATCCTCTTTAGCAATGCTACGCATACACGGTGTCAACTAACGATGATAGATACGCTGTACTTAGAAAGCACTGACCAATATCCTTTCCAAGCTCTTGAGCAAAAATCTGAGCAACCGCAACATACAAAGCTAGGAATGACTTGTCGTGTTCGAGTTTCTCCTTTAACAGCGCATGGTTGGCGTCGCGCCTTCCCCTTCTTTCTTCCTTCGCCTTCTCCGATTGGACCGCCACAGTCTGACGCGATTCTTCCTCACGTTGCTTTTTGGCTGTTTCTACTCCAAGTTCTTTGTTTTGCTTTTCCTTAGATGCCTTGATAGCCTCCCACTCTTTCTTGGTACGAGTCTTGTGCTTTATCAAGGGAACGTTCAACGAATCGAACTTGTCCAGGGCAGAGTTTGTGAGTTCTCCACGCATCGCCAAAACCACAATGTTGAGCAAGTCCTTGTAGTACCCGTGGGGCATCTTGGCGATTTTATCAACCTCCCCCTCCTCGACTTGAACTATTTCGAAATCGTCATCTCCACCCCTGGGCCCTTTGGACTTGCGTTTGATTTTACGTTCACAGAGCCGCTCAGTAACAAACCGCAAGTTTTCGATGGCGGTACGAGGGTGATACTTGTACAACCACCCAAACGCGCGGTAGAATCCGAGCTTATTGCTATGACCCTCGTGGATAGAGCGCATATTCCAGATTATCCGGAGGGTGACCTCGGGAGATTCTTCCCAACTCTTCGCGAGCGCCTGATGGATTTCTTCACCAGTAGAATTTGCGTTAAGGCCACTGAAGGCATCTAATGTGGCTATGCGATGGCGTTAGTACCCATATTCTCACATAGCAATATTACGCGTTTTGGCCCACCAGATGTAGTGGACTCATAGGCCTCTGCATCGTTCTGCGTACGAGCTCTATTCTGGACTTCCTTGATGGCAGCGACGAAAGGATTTTCGGAAGAAGCGGTATTAATAACAGGAGCCGACTTTGAAGTTACGGGAAGCAGCTGGTCGAGTAATTGAGAGATGGATGTCACAAGCTTAGATTCTATCGGAATGGTGACATCACGGACGGGCAACTTCGATGTACCCTCGGGTTTGATAGTAGTGGTGGGACCGAAGAGTGATTTTGACATGCTGGGGAGAGGGAGTAGGCCAGGAGATGATTTTTCAGATGGGTTATTGTAGGATAATTCCTTCGGGGATCGAGTCACTGGGGGGGAGGGATCCGGATTGATCAGGTTCCGACCAATCATGCTGCGCATCGCCGGGTGCCTCACTCGGGTTATGATGTAACGACAGcaccccccctcccccataTATGCACAGGGAGAGGGTAAGTACAATAACGACGGTAACAGTTTTCAGTGGAATGATGCGGCCAAACAGTAGTACAGATATCTCAAGTACCAGGTAGGGCAAGGAAGATAACGCCGACACTGTTTCTCACCAATATAATTGCGCGAACCGAGTCATAAGGCCCCATGAATTTGTTGAGTCGAGTCATCATTACCGAAATAAAGAACGAGATTTTTGATTAGGCCATCGGTCCAAAACCAAGCTTCTCAAGTGGGTTTGGGCGCTTTTGCAATTTGTACACGTATAAGCGACAGCCAACGTATCATCATCATTAATATTACTGAATCAGCCTCCAAGTCCAGTCGCATCTAAAGCATTAAATCAATATCCTAACTTGTATAAACTCAGAACTCTATGGCAAGAGGATCGGAACCTATTACTATTGTTGAGATATATGGCAGCCAGTTGAGCAGTTGTGGCTACTGTACCAAGAAAGATGGATCAAGACGACCAAGAACTAGTCACACAGTCGGGATGGGGCCGTTGCAGATGTCATGCTCGGTTAGTCActaattgagaaaatggatatatatggcCAATCTTCACGATGCCATCCGCCAGGTTTATAAGCGTTTGCTCGATCGAGGCTGGCGGCGCTCTGGCGATTATCTTTACAAGCCTAATCTTAAAGAGAGTTGTTGCCCGCAGTACACAATCAAGTGAGCACTCTTATATAGAAGCAACAGTTCGGGATACTGTCTATCAGCGTTCGTGATATCCTATGCCCCTGTTAAGTATCCGGAAGGACCTGCTCACAGGCCTACGTGGGCAAACTTGTTTTGCGATCCTTTCATTATCCTCGGTTGAGAGCTCTGATAAGTTGCTAATAGTGGATCTTCAAGGCTCGATGCTCTGGAATTCAAACTTTCGAAAAGCCAAAGAAAAGCATTGAACAAATGGAATCGGTTCATAATATATGGAGAGGATAACGGTAAGTCGATATCCTTTATGAAATTAACTACTCATCCATTCAATATAGTCACGGCTCCTTCGTCCAAGACACCTCCCTCTCTAATTGATCTTGTGCATGCAGCAGATTCAGTGGTACTAGAATCTCAAAAGCGCCAACCCGTTCATCGATTGGAGGTAAAATTAcctatatatatatatgggCTATGCGCCGCGGAATTCTCATGCCACGTAAACGTACAGGTAACACTCGAACCTTCGTCATTCACAGAGGAAAAGTATCAGTTGTATGTGAAGTATCAGCAATCTATCCACGAAGACACAGGGAACACACCTACAGGGTTCGAGCGTTTTTTGGTGACATCAGCGATCCACGAGGAGCCGATAGTATACCAAAACGCCTCCACGTCGACCACCTATCCACTCCCAACGCACTATGGCTCGTATCATCAAATGTATCGTGTAGATGGGGAGCTTATTGCGATTGGGGTTATCGATATCTTACCTGGGTGCGTTTCGAGCGTCTACTTTATGTATGCGCCTGAATGGAATGCATGGTCACTTGGCAAGGTAAATCCCGTTCAATTTCTACACCCGGTACAACCTGAAACAATTCATCCCAACCATAGATAAGTGCCATAAGGGAGGTCACTTTAGCCAAAGAGATTCATGACGGAGGTCTTGAATCCATGAACTCACTTTATATGGGTAAGTAAACGCTCCTTGTTTAAGATATTACGATTAAGTAAATAATGTAGGGTTCTATATCTATTCTTGTCCTAAAATGCGCTACAAAGGGGAATATGAACCTTCATACCTTCTAGAC is a genomic window containing:
- a CDS encoding arginyl-tRNA-protein transferase, with the translated sequence MGPLQMSCSVYKRLLDRGWRRSGDYLYKPNLKESCCPQYTIKLDALEFKLSKSQRKALNKWNRFIIYGEDNVTAPSSKTPPSLIDLVHAADSVVLESQKRQPVHRLEVTLEPSSFTEEKYQLYVKYQQSIHEDTGNTPTGFERFLVTSAIHEEPIVYQNASTSTTYPLPTHYGSYHQMYRVDGELIAIGVIDILPGCVSSVYFMYAPEWNAWSLGKISAIREVTLAKEIHDGGLESMNSLYMGFYIYSCPKMRYKGEYEPSYLLDPESYTWHPLETCIPLLEKSEYSTFNESNSDKDAMSQQDMNQMQVVASIEGGKIKIASLESQESWNNSRSREQIEAVIKTFGNGLRDDIILSL